GGCTGGCGTCCGTTCGTGCGCTTTGTCGTGATCGCTGGCGTGGGTACGGGACTCTGGCTTCCCACACTCCTCGAGCAGCGCGCCCGCAAGCTGGCCATCGACCGCCAGCATGTGGCCGCCGTGGCAGCGACGAGCCCCACGGCCATAACGGACGGCCAGAGGCAAGCAGCCACGACGGCCGCCGCACCCGCGGGAACGGCCTTGGCACCGCAGGGAATGGTCGCGTGGGCGAAAAGTCTCGCGATGAGCACGGCCAGCATCATGGGAGTGTTCCCCGCGACCGGCGTCCTGGTGATGGGACTGCTCGCCCTCCCCTTTCTGGTGCTCGCGGTGGGTGTACTCCTGGCCGTGCGGGCGCGCGATGAGCTGGCGTTCACCTTTGTCCTCATCTTCGCTGTCACGGCCGCGGGGACGCTCATCGTGCCCATCTCCCGCCGGTACCTGCTCGTGGCGGCCCCCGCGCTCTTCCTGCTGCTCTGGCGCGGGCTCGAGGCACTGCATCGACTGCGGCCAGCGCTGACCGTCGCCGGACCGGTCGCCGCGCTCCTGTCACTGGCAGGGTGCCTGCGCATGACCATGACACCGGAGGCGCAGCCGCTGGCCCGCATCGCGGCGGTCATCCGCGCCGATACGAGCCGCCTCCCCGTTCACATCATCTCGAACTATGCGGCCGTACCCCTGCGCTACCATCTGCGCCGGGACAGTACCGCTGCGGTTCAGGGGTTCCCCGTGAACGTCGATGCGTGGTGGACCAGCCAGCCCTTCAAGGGATGGGCGACCGTACCGGTCACACGCGACAGCACCGACGCGTGGATCGACGCGCACGCCGCGCCCGCCGCGTGGCTCGTGCAGTTCGAGGCCGATTTCCAGGACCCCTGGCACTACATGGAAGAGAGCCTCGACCGTCGCTACGTACGCACCGCCGTCGCCGCCGACGCGCTGCGTGAATCGTCCTGGCGTCTCTATCGCCTCACGGACAGAGGCGCGGCACGCCCCTAGGGTCGTATGGCACGGAACTCGCGGCCGGATTCGGTGTCATTGCATGTTCATCCGGACAGATTGGACATACCCTCATCCGACCATGGGATTAACATTCGATGTCTCTCAATTAGGACCGGGTGATGGGTAACTCCATGCGGACCAATGGTTCCTCGGTGTCCGTGGTCATTCCAGCGTATCGGGCGGCGGCGTTCCTTGGCGACGCCATCGCGTCCGTTCGCGCGCAAACGGTCCAGC
The DNA window shown above is from Gemmatimonas sp. and carries:
- a CDS encoding glycosyltransferase family 39 protein produces the protein MRRSWGDGAHLALVVTVALTGLVLAAILVGRRELWLDEYHTWLLATMPLSSLWTFVTGDVHPPLYFALMNGWYRLAGDGPLALRLPSLLAYAASVFVFAAALRPAGGSVTVRSAAVALFALSPALVYYGSEARMYALTVLLATAVLACVVRLHDESRSAHQHEGTAAILAVAATLLVYTHYTGLFFLSGLGLAWLLRCLRRRAGWRPFVRFVVIAGVGTGLWLPTLLEQRARKLAIDRQHVAAVAATSPTAITDGQRQAATTAAAPAGTALAPQGMVAWAKSLAMSTASIMGVFPATGVLVMGLLALPFLVLAVGVLLAVRARDELAFTFVLIFAVTAAGTLIVPISRRYLLVAAPALFLLLWRGLEALHRLRPALTVAGPVAALLSLAGCLRMTMTPEAQPLARIAAVIRADTSRLPVHIISNYAAVPLRYHLRRDSTAAVQGFPVNVDAWWTSQPFKGWATVPVTRDSTDAWIDAHAAPAAWLVQFEADFQDPWHYMEESLDRRYVRTAVAADALRESSWRLYRLTDRGAARP